In Heliangelus exortis chromosome 19, bHelExo1.hap1, whole genome shotgun sequence, the genomic stretch ATTTCCTGGGAAACCAAGGAGAGGCTCCAGAAGCTTTTTAATCAAGTCAGGGTCTGACCTGCTGCCTTCGAGGAGAAGCTTTCAAAGCTTACTCAACACTTTGTGTAAAACAGAATGACAAAAGATTCTAGCAAAATCACAAGCATTACTCTTTCATGCAGAAATAAGGTTAACAGTTCTAGCCTACTCTTTCATTCACACTGAAAAACTAGAATAGCAACTAAACATTTGAAAGCATTAATTGTGGTTTTCCcaataccaaaaaaacctcaccccTGGCTTGCCACCCTCCACCTCCAGATGCTGGACAGCAGAGGAAACAGAGCCTCAAAAAGATTTGGCAGCTTGTAAcctttatttttagtttttaaaaattatttaaaaagcataatTAGAAACtttcattacagaaataatCCTAGCAAACTAGTTAGACATTCCATTGCTCAACATTTAGGAAACTTCACATCAGCACCACTAGAGACAGTGTCCCCACCCCTTCCAATTGAAAAGTCAGTGGCATGAGCAGAAAGGTAACTGCTCCTCTACAGCCAGctctagaaaaaagaaaaaaaaaaatcccacttcaAGCCAGGCAGTTGGACACCTGGACTGGCAGGGTTCAAACTGTGGGCACAAAGACCTGGACTCAAAAAGGACCAATCTTTCCATACAAGAGAACACTCCAGGCTTGGGTGCACCATTTCCTCATTTTATTGCATCATTTCCAGTAAATTCAGACATTTTCTTTACTTCTGCCTATATGAAGTTACGCCCTCCTAGATCTGCACACACGCTACCACAAGAGTCCCAAAGTGATGCAGCTGGGCCCTTTCATCTGTAACCATCATAGGACAGTTTCATTTCAACTGGAAGGCTTTGAGGACTGACCCAGCTCCTTCCATGGGCACAGAAAGCAGACAGGATGGAGACTGGTGTCTCTTAAGCCGCCACTTTCCATAGCTGCTCAAGTCTTAGAATTATCACACTGGCAAAATCATCCCAGCTCATTCTTATTCTTGGGTTACCAATGAAAGatatgtgaagaaaaaagatgggTGAAGGCAGCTGGATACATACTCCCAGCACCTGAACTGATTAAAAACCCAATGTGTTACACATTCATGGTTTGCaattttttaagtctttaaaGTGATTGATTGTGATGTGATTGTATGATCAGGGCTCTTACCACAACCcgtaaaaatctaaaaaaatgcAGGCAAAACAAGTGACTAAAATTTAGcctctcctggggagggggaggaagggagagaagtgAGCTGATTCAAAGCTCATGGACATTGGTGAATCATATCCTACCAAACTAAGGCCAACATTTCCACAGGGCCACTCAGTGACAAACTGTACGTCCACCCTCAAGATCTTAAAGGAAGTCATACCCTCCATGCCTTTTAgtcattttaaggaaaaatttagTATTATATAGGCAATTATTCAGGTGCTGAGCATGTACTTTCAGCTCAGACATTTGATATTTTAGTTACACGCACATACACTCTCCACCTTTAACTACACCTAATCAGGTTGATGAATTGAGCCCTCATTTTCCCATAAAAGCAAATAAGGGCCAGGAAAATGTTGCTGAACATCACAAAACCAGTTTGGTTCAAAGGGTGATCCTCCACCACCACAACCCAAGCAAGCaagctttccatttctttccacAGAACAGCAGTCCTCCTTTCTAACAGAAGAATCCTGGGAATGATCCTGCAGCAACTTTCGTATTCAGACATCAATCCAGAACAGCTGGATTTATTTTCatgccttttctctctcaaaaacaaaagctttgcCACCAAAATTCACATTCAAGTTCAGATCGCCTATTTGTGGACAGGGCAAAGAgaagtttgggggtttttggcAGAATCAcatgttttttgttgttctcaAAAGAAATGGACCCTCACTTAAGACCCTGGCAGAACCAGAAGCAGAGGTCAAAGGAGTTAAACTTtgttggctttttaaaaaaaaaaaaaaagaggtttatCCAAGTAAATTCCACTTCTGCAGGTCGGTTTGTTTTTCAGTATCTTGATACAAACTGAAGGAGAGCACAGGaacagctgggctgcagcacaaGAAGATGAAACCAAATGACCCAGCCACAAATCTGGATCATGGCAAACTGAATTTCAaggccccagcagcagcaccagctgccagcccagagGCTGGTGAAGTGAAACTccaggctccagcagcagcacctgcaaTCCTGGTAcctagaaaaacaaagccagagCCCCAGTAAAAGCCTGAAGCTCCAGATGAAGCCATAGGCCCCAGGGACACCAGTTGCCAGCCTGGAGCTTGACAGAAATGAAGCTAGAAGCCCCAGGAAGCTCTTACTGCCAACCTGGGGCCAACTCAAATTAAGAACTTTGtactatttctttaaaaagatgaaCTCTGCAGTCCATGATTGGTTGACATTAAGAAGGCATAAGCCAAAGCGACAACAGGGAGGCGAGGCTGGTTAAAGCAATATACATTATATACAAACTCTTGGGTTAATCAGTCCACTTGGTAGgcaatgtccttcttgtctaCAAGGCGCACTGGAATgagcaggggaggagagggggcaAGATTCCATCCGATACCTTCTTGGCACTGAAGTTGTAAGGTGCCAGCGCCTCTTGATagaaaacatggagaaaaaaataatctttaaataaCGGCACAAAACTGAGAAAGTCCTCCCAAAGCCTGCCCCGGTGGAATTGCCCGAGTCTAGCTGGAGGGGCTGATCTGTCTGAGAGCAGAgtctctgcagcagggaaagggcaTTAGCAGCACCGCTTCTTCCTTTTACTGTTCTTCGTTAGCTTCACCACATCattctgttgctgctgttgctgctttgctaagttttctttctttgctcgCAGGACTAGCTCTGTAATGCAATTAAACATCTGGAAGAGAAACAAGCAAGGTCAGACCACCCAGGAACACAGGCCAGCTTTTCTGGGGTGCTGTTCTTCTGAAGCAACTCCACTTCTCTAGATATTTCTATAAAGGCTCAGAGATCTTCCTCAATCCTTTACGGGCCAAGCAGCAATCCAGGACCTTCCCGACCCATTCCCCAGCTAAATCAGTAACAACTTGAACTCCTTTCCCAAACCtgtaaacaaaaccagatcatTTTGGCAACAGAGGCCAGGAGTGAAGACTGTCCAGGTACTCCTACCTCCTAGAACCATTCTCCCTAGTGTCAAGTCTTTCCTGAGAGCATGCCCAATATACTAGAACATAAAGCTAGTGCAAATGCAATGTGGGGGTCCTCCACTTCACTTTCCCAActcttccaaacacagctgGATGCCTCTTCTTGACATTTCACCTACTTACAACTCGTACAAAGTATTGCATCTTTCTTCCTCAATAGGAAGAATGTAATTGTTATATTCCCCAAACCATTACTCCAAAATTGTTCTAtctgtgcttttctgttctATATTACCTCTTccacattaatattttctttggcGCTGGTCTCAAACAATTGGATCTCCATCTGCCCAGCAAATTTATAGGCATCTTCTGTTTCTACCACTTTTCGCTCTGGGTCATCATTCTTATTCCCCactaaaaaaggaaagaaaaccaaagtaaGTCAGTTTGGTACTTCAGGAAGTCAGCCCACAAAATAAGATGTTGTAACCCTCTGCTTAGACACTCACCTAGTATCCGGCAGACATCATCACAATTTTGATTAATTTCATGCAACCATCGTTTTACATTCACAAAAGATTCTGCACTGGTTACATCGTAGACAACAATGACCCCATGTGTTCCTCTGTAATACCTGTGGAGCAGGAAAAGACAGTAAATGTTGGCTCAAGCTAGGTATAACCTCCTCAGTTCTTTCTCCTTCACATAAGTTCTACAAGACCCACAACAAATCCCCCAGGCAGGGTGATCAGGTGcctccattttctttccactggaAGTAAAgtaattcttttaaaacagcTAGAACACATGCTACTTCTTTAAACCTACAGATTTCCCTGCTCATTTAGTCTATACAAGTAGGTTTCAAAGTCCAAAGACTGCTGTTTACTTCCTTGTTCAGGCTGTCAAGGCCTTCAAAGATTAATAGTGTCTTCCATCTACGTGAGCAAAAGGTAGTGGTGCCCCCAATACATTCTCAGAACTGGATGTGATGGGAACCCTTGTGCTCATTAGGTTTTTCCAGTAATTTTCTTATCTGTGAAAGATCACTTGCAGACTAAAATTTCAGCAGATCTCCAAATATATACTCAACCCTCAGTCACAGTCCTCTTGAGCTCACAAAAATTTGTCTTGCTGAGGGACTGTGTTCTGATCACACCTTCCTACTCAACAGACTGACTCCATATGTGCTTTCAGTGTGCTCTGCTACcttaaatgattaaaaataagCTTCATTTCAGTTTGTTCCTATTAGTCTTGGTCAACCAGCACTTTTAAGAGATGATGAGCAATTCTGATATGTAAGAAAAACATCTGAATCAAAATCCCAACATTATCACCTGCATAAACCCAGTAAAGGCAGACAGTAGCTGCACCATGAGAATGCcatataaaagaaaagaaagctccaCCATCTCTGTTTTCAGGCATATTCACAAGGCTAGCAGGTATTTTCCCTATTGCAAATTTGGCagatttcacacacacacaaaaagtacacaataaaaagaaaagcaaattgaCACAATCAACAGTGAGGTCTTTGCCAGCatccagtttttattttttgtgtggcttgctttcttctctttcatttcctcctccttcttatGATCAATATTAagatttttacttaaaaaaaatcaagaatcCAGCATACCAAAAATCTAGGATTTTCCCTTGAATTGTAACAGCTTTCTAGACCTCGGATCTCTTACCATAAGCACCTCTTGAAGCATTCTCCTTTCCACTGCACTTCAGAGATGCCCACTGTGACCACTCTGGTCTTCTCTGACAATTTATTCCAACTCAGCAAACACACCTTTGGCATTCAAAGTCTTCTAATGCAATCCAAATGCACCACACCTTTCAGAAGATCTCAAAGCTTCAGCTCACTTCTGCCACCGATGATGCTTGAGCAAGTCACTATCTCTTCCCCACTTTTAGCTGCACCATCCCTTCTGTAACAGCAGCCACCTCAGGGCAGATATCCACAAACATCTCACAGAGCACATGCATCCCCCTCACCTCTTTTCTCTCATGATCACTTTCTGGTATTAGTTGCTGGGTATCAGTACTCCTCTCTGATACAATACATACTCTATGTAAGtaggacagcctgctcctgctgctcatctGGGCACTTTCAGAAGACAAATTCTTCTTCTATGCCATGTTTTACTAGTAATTTATGCTATACATTCACTTTCCTTGGCAAGAAATAACTCAGGTAAGAATTATTCCCTTCACTTCTAGATATTCTAGTCCGTTTACAACCAGTTCCTTCAATAGCTTTAAAACTTGCTGCATCACTGCGTTTGTACTTCCTTTCAAAACAAGCTCAACTTTATTTTATAACTTAAATCctttagaagaaaaagtatTCCATAGCCTGAATCCACAAGTTGCAAACACAGTCCAGCCTCTCCTGACACTGACATGTACTGCATGCTGGTTTTGAGGAATATTGTTTCATGTGATAGCATCAGAAAGGGAAAGATCTCCAATCCTGTCAAGGCTCTGGAAAACAATAAGCTAATTATCTTCCATTCAAATTCTTCCATATTACCTAATAGTCTTTTAATTCAGCAACCCTCAGGGTGACCTACCACTTCCTCCCTAACACTGAGCATTACATTTGCAAAGACAACACTCAGCCTGTAGAGAAACACAGTGGTTCAGCTACACCTACACAGAGCTACTTCACTCTGCTGTGCACACCACAAAACCAGGGCTGGTACTCCAGTTATCCAAACCAGAGGACCCAATGAAGCACCCTGCTGCTCTTACCTTGACCACACACCTGTGCATTCTTCTAAAAGGGATGCCAGGGAgtgaaataaacacacacacccTGCACATATAGACCCCATTCCTGGCACATCATCAGCGTGCTCCTAGGGTGAGGACTATGGACTGGACCATGCATCACAGACAACTATAGCATTCAAAactctgcaggagctggaagtcCCTGCCACAAAACACTAATATTGCAAACAAACTCATCACAAATATCTTCCTTTGTGAGAGACAGCAACCCCTGACTCTTGCTGAGTTCCTACCAGCATACACTGCTTCTATTTTTGGAAGGGAAAATTGTCTGGCACATTGTTGTAGAAAGGTTGCCAACCCCTCATCTATaataaaatgtcactttttcCATCAGCTGACACTACCTTTTAAGCAGCCTCAGAGATAAGACCATGACTACCTTTCATTCTCCATCTCAAGCCCCAGAATATAAATTTTTCTCACACAGCTTGGTCATGCTATTTTCTGCCATTTGTTAGATACAGCCTTATGTCCTAGATAACATTTTAGGCTTATCAAGTACAGCAAAGATTCGCCAACCCCAAGTGCGGGACTGCactagaaaacaaaatccaattTATCCAAACTTCAAATTTCAGAATGATGCAGTGCAGAATTGCTTTCATAACAAGTAGTAGGCTTTGGCAAGTAGAGAACAGATGGGACTTTTGGCATTCAGGGAAGAGTAGGTGTAAATTTTGTGCTTCTGGCAACCAAGAGCTAGTTGAGGCTTTGACACTGGAGAAATAATGCCTTATCTTCCTCCCATCCACATTTTAGGGAAGATGAAGACCATAGAAATGACAGCAGATAAGAAATGAAGTTCTGAATCTCAGCCTCCCATTACCAGGCTAACTGATTGATGTTAGCTGTCCTCTACATGCTACAGGTGTGCTCTCTCATGTATTCTGAAAACGTCAAAACCCAGAACCTGCTACTGCTCCTAAATAAGTTATAGAACAGTTAAACATGTTTAGAATGTCCATGAAGGTATCCCACTGAGGTGAAAGACAATGAAATCCAACCCATATATACCCTTGGATGCTTGGTAGGAGACAACTATCTTCCATATATTTGGAAAAAGCTATTGACATCTAAAGGCTTTACAATGTGGTTGACATTTAAGTTGAAACAGTGACAGCACCACCTAAGTTGTTTGTTCTACTTACAGAATCATATTTAAAGAAGTTTAAGGACATAAGCTTACTGTCTTTAAAACATTACATACTAATACTGCAGATTTGATAGAGCAAATCTTCAGAACTGGTTAACCAAACCCATCATGTCACCTGCATTCTGCCCTCACAACTCTGACCACTACCCTTCTAAGCAGAAGGGAACATACACTGGGGTACTTCCCACTTCAGAAAGCCAATAAGAAAGTTCTCAGGTATCATCTAATAAATGCTTCCCAAGATTATTATCTGGAGTTTTAACAACAAGTTTCACAAAGCATGACAGTAGGAAAGTCAGATTTAGAAAAGACAGAGTATTGACTACATCAGTTCATcaggtttctttttccagaaaaataaccaaaccaGGAATTAGCCAACTGACAGATACTTCATGGGTTAAATCCCACATCTTGGATAATATTTCCCTAGTTTGTAGTATATGTTTCCTTGGTTTTCAGCCTTCTAGAGTTCTAACCAATTTCAGAGACGTCAAAAAACTTCTCATCTTGTTTTTAGGTTCCTAGAAGCACATCTGTTATCACAGGAGACAGCAATTCTATCATCTCAAAAAGCTTGTGCCTCTCTTCATTATGGCATTCCACACAAATGCATGGCAGACACTATTCATCCTGAGCTAGAATCAGGCAACTAATATTTAAACCTTAAATCCTAAAATCCCAGTCCTGATTCATGGCAAAGTAGTCCTATCCATAAGAGCAAATCAAGCACACAAACTCTCTGTACATGCATTTGAAGTACTCTTGCTAATACAGGTTAGTCCTGACATGCTACATCTCTGGTGAATTCAAATAATTCCCACAATTTggctcctcctcttcccactaGGCACAAGCTACCCCATCTATATTTAATAGACAGTAAAAACAGCTTCTGCCTTTTGTACCTCCCAGTCTGTAATTCTGATCTAGTTTATTTTCCCTGAGTTTCTGTAGCACACTCTACATTAGCTTGATTTCTGCTTCTTAACAGCTTTATTCTGTTCTTCAGCTTCCATAGCTGTAGTCAAGGAAAATCAAAACAGTATATAACCTTTTAACATTTTCCAATTTTCTACTAGTCACGTCCTACCATCTCTACCTTTTTACAGTTGTCTACACAGCAATACTTCCAGCCAATTAATAGATGGGCTCTAATTGCAGACTTCCTTGCCAGGCTTGCCTCAATATCAATCTGAACTCTACCTTTATCTGCAAAGGGACCTCCTGTGCTGGAGTAACACTGAAggaacaactttttttcttcttaaccTCAACCTAAGCCTCAGTCTAGTTAAAGACTAAGCAACAACCACTATGCTGTTGCCAATGCTCTTGCACTCCACCCGTAATTTGGTAGCCAAACCCTTTCATAAATACTAGCATGGTAGCTCAATTTGTCACTCAAGTTTGGGATAATTAAATTAGTTACAGTATTACTttgacagtttaaaaaaaaaaaaaaaaaaaaaaaaagggaaccaTTTCTAAAATCCAGATCTTGTTATCTCCTGTTTTTACAGCTGATATGTTTAGGTACAGACCTTCTCTTGAAAATTTATCAGGGAATGGTAGACTGTCACAGTTAGCTAACCTAGCAGTAGGTTACACCACAATGTAACCACCACTCCCAGCATTCTCCTCAACACTTCGGATGCACTCAGACATACGAACTTCTTTGCTTAAAGTTGCACAAAATTCCAACCTCTCTCACCATGGAAGATTCTGTCGCTACTTCACCAAAACTGAGGCAAAACTTGGGCCTTCACTTCCCCAAGAGTATATATCACACTTTGGGAAAAAGCTGTGCaaaaagagagcagcagcagagctcaaaGGAATCATGGCACAAATGCTTTCAAACCATTTTATCTTCTCCATTTTAAAAGTtcaccaaagaaaaatatttacataaaatacTACACAAAGTCCCATCTGCAGTTACTCCCATTCACAAAAGAAAGCCTCCTTTCCTGGTATTCCCCATTTAAGCCAGACACCATGGCTTTTGGAACTAGCTGGCATCAGCCCCA encodes the following:
- the RAB35 gene encoding ras-related protein Rab-35 translates to MARDYDHLFKLLIIGDSGVGKSSLLLRFADNTFSGSYITTIGVDFKIRTVEINGEKVKLQIWDTAGQERFRTITSTYYRGTHGVIVVYDVTSAESFVNVKRWLHEINQNCDDVCRILVGNKNDDPERKVVETEDAYKFAGQMEIQLFETSAKENINVEEMFNCITELVLRAKKENLAKQQQQQQNDVVKLTKNSKRKKRCC